From the Colletotrichum lupini chromosome 10, complete sequence genome, one window contains:
- a CDS encoding poly A polymerase head domain-containing protein: MDFYRGIPALCGIQYVLDKRPSRHHKHWTVSVVTVPNIPSSLCFDRGAAIWKTWSHHQFWASDNPISFTTHIHFETTSTQTLTFRYLSTKVLNKSLARACVLRAVFSPVHGTLITSFPLLTVTFGELEANIKFSWLSWFDSPFFALLILTCRDLSRLIALTPCPNLTIHQLTAHQPLVSTFHLELTITSNPSAVLHDQPHPHHQPTIHRLPLTIPGSRLLASRPVLRPFLTSCNRACACASASITTATTTTLAKIKARGLTRRTFYPSTFCTGASADSTPSNCQACRVMLRTCARPRSVLTWNRCSVPRASLYPCLMKRNFDAFVGRPSVSSPSKMTTSIAASSMSNFTTANDPPTLSLTSKEQQLRDLLVDVAAFIDGAGRSPEPLVLRWAGGWVRDKLLGIESHDIDTAINAMTGYAFSLELRDYCALEEHTKKHSIGPDDMGSLHRIAANPDKSKHLETATTRMFGLDVDFVNLRKETYTQDSRNPTMEFGTAEEDALRRDATINALFYNLHTGLVEDLTGGLADMKSRLIRTPMEPFQTFTDDPLRVMRLLRFASRLDFSIDPAATAVMADPQVLNALKLKISRERVGVEMEKMLKGKNPCMSLDLIRTLNLYEAIFTDSSDSGHPSPDLSKWKLAYDLLDRLAHDKDPGLIYDVLVTSDEAAYFAWNLAAITPYSHITEEVPLPKARGTVPLTTLVAREGIKAPNKLCDVITAAYRHRVEILGLKKSFGAGQSRTTERGIVGMAIRKWDSHGGHWRIQVLYALLVEAIEKLPSDSPTDRAEFLSGWQKFLDHLTDLDVMDAPSLTRLVDGRLLGKELGVRPGKWMGQALDVCVAWQLRHPDETEPAGAIEEDALEDGLCTINRAKTSTVFGSARCRFYLTKEQIFCIFLTSSMRRSFIAGLPVLEYKMLEKPAQHHTAARIDFALTVPAQSCCYLLPSTVNHLLDFGSEEVRLLMSSVVPTCPERNLSYYLHTIEALHRATSSSLEFNVDRDLPKRYTLTDLARDLSEVEHFQPPISTLSALSLCLRNADRIDEGPQDHESIAQLSSHALGLLSSSSGPLSNTDPALAEQALDILRSLVVRFSPSLDDQDLIAIAAYTDRKRTWTTVNAELYAREILERSLDGVQKQAFITSVVLEGFIRPLFSRNSSSRITSTGRKAHFADDSQDRFTPGASADTDDAKSWKTTQAYAITVFSWAVEQSHDALVEKSWPLFTPVLLALLDDPDTENKARGLAVLGDFLVKCPGKVLVQTGLGDIFEQSVFPTLLSLPTLTPEKESLLLLDPAYSAIIRLAKIQFPGEGDRDKKKGLLTRLLREGVFMGYWQASDYVGIVELLARQTTSIVNELGFLATAHLKELLSMVSAIMTDPFLASHPSSIQAAAQAFGAILIHQRLLVEYAR, translated from the exons ATGGACTTTTATCGCGGTATCCCAGCCTTGTGTGGGATTCAG TATGTTTTGGACAAGAGGCCCTCAAGACACCACAAGCACTGGACGGTATCCGTAGTGACGGTGCCCAACATACCCTCGTCGCTATGCTTTGACAGAGGGGCAGCAATATGGAAAACTTGGTCTCACCACCAATTTTGGGCTTCCGACAACCCCATCTCT TTCACCACTCACATACACTTTGAAACGACGTCAACTCAGACTCT CACTTTCAGGTACCTAAGCACTAAGGTGCTTAACAAGTCACTTGCCCGTGCCTGCGTGCTGCGCGCTGT GTTTTCGCCGGTGCACGGCACACTCATTACTTCCTTTCCTCTTCTTACTGTCACGTTTGGCGAACTCGAAGCAAACATCAAGTTC TCCTGGCTCTCTTGGTTTGACTCACCCTTCTTCGCTCTACTCATCTTGACTTGTCGCGACCTGTCTCGTCTCATCGCCCTGACGCCTTGCCCCAACCTTACTATCCATCAGCTAACCGCGCACCAGCCACTCGTATCGACTTTTCATCTTGAGCTCACCATCACCTCAAACCCCAGTGCGGTCTTGCATGATCAGCCGCACCCACATCATCAACCCACCATTCATCGACTTCCTTTGACGATCCCGGGATCCAGACTGCTTGCCTCAAGGCCTGTGCTGCGCCCTTTCCTTACCTCATGCAACCGCGCTTGTGCTTGCGCCTCCGCCTCCATCACCACTGCTACCACGACCACCCTAGCCAAG ATCAAGGCCCGTGGTCTAACGCGGCGCACGTTCTACCCCTCGACTTTCTGCACTGGCGCATCTGCCGACTCGACACCTTCCAACTGTCAGGCCTGTCGTGTCATGCTACGTACCTGTGCTCGGCCTCGATCTGTCTTGACCTGGAACCGCTGCTCGGTGCCGCGCGCATCCTTGTACCCTTGCCTCATGAAGAGAAACTTTGACGCGTTTGTGGGTCGTCCGTCTGTCTCTTCGCCGTCCAAGATGACCACCTCCATTGCCGCCTCGTCTATGAGCAACTTCACCACTGCAAATGATCCCCCGACACTCAGTCTTACTTCCAAAGAGCAGCAATTGAGGGATCTTTTGGTTGACGTTGCTGCCTTTATCGATGGAGCCGGTCGTTCACCTGAGCCTCTCGTCCTTCGATGGGCTGGGGGCTGGGTTCGTGATAAACTCCTTGGCATAGAGTCTCACGATATTGATACTGCCATCAATGCCATGACTGGGTATGCCTTTAGTCTGGAGCTGCGCGACTACTGTGCTCTAGAAGAGCATACAAAGAAGCACAGTATTGGTCCCGATGATATGGGCAGCCTCCACAGGATTGCCGCGAATCCCGATAAGTCGAAGCACCTCGAGACAGCGACTACGCGTATGTTTGGTCTGGACGTTGACTTTGTCAATCTACGCAAGGAGACGTACACTCAGGACAGTCGCAATCCTACGATGGAGTTTGGTACTGCCGAGGAAGATGCTCTGCGCCGCGATGCCACCATTAACGCCCTCTTTTACAATTTGCACACCGGCCTGGTCGAAGATCTGACCGGAGGACTCGCAGACATGAAGTCTCGCCTGATCCGCACACCCATGGAGCCTTTCCAGACCTTTACAGACGATCCCCTCAGAGTCATGAGATTGCTCCGCTTCGCCAGTCGTCTCGACTTTTCAATTGATCCTGCTGCCACTGCAGTCATGGCCGACCCCCAAGTTTTGAACGCTCTGAAACTTAAAATTAGCCGCGAAAGGGTTGGTGTCGAGATGGAAAAGATGCTAAAGG GTAAGAACCCATGCATGTCTCTGGACTTGATTCGAACCCTCAACCTGTACGAGGCCATCTTCACGGATTCTAGTGATAGCGGTCACCCGTCACCTGATCTCTCCAAGTGGAAACTGGCCTACGATCTCCTTGACAGGCTCGCTCATGACAAGGACCCCGGATTGATCTATGATGTTCTCGTCACATCCGACGAAGCTGCATACTTTGCTTGGAATTTGGCTGCAATTACCCCGTACTCCCACATAACGGAGGAAGTACCATTACCAAAGGCTCGGGGTACTGTGCCTCTGACTACGCTGGTTGCCCGGGAAGGCATCAAGGCCCCCAACAAGCTTTGCGATGTAATTACTGCAGCATATCGCCACCGCGTCGAGATTCTTGGTCTGAAGAAAAGCTTTGGTGCCGGGCAATCTAGGACTACCGAAAGGGGCATCGTTGGTATGGCAATTCGTAAGTGGGACAGCCATGGAGGCCACTGGCGAATCCAGGTACTCTATGCCTTACTTGTCGAGGCTATTGAAAAGTTGCCATCCGATTCACCTACGG ACAGAGCAGAGTTTCTCTCTGGATGGCAAAAGTTCCTGGACCACCTTACTGATCTGGACGTCATGGACGCACCTTCGTTGACGCGCCTGGTGGACGGGCGATTGCTGGGAAAAGAACTCGGTGTCCGCCCCGGCAAGTGGATGGGCCAGGCCTTGGATGTTTGCGTTGCCTGGCAGCTTCGTCACCCAGACGAGACTGAGCCGGCAGGGGCCATCGAAGAG GATGCCCTTGAAGACGGGCTCTGCACTATAAATCGAGCTAAGACTTCGACTGTCTTTGGCAGTGCTAGATGCAGGTTCTACTTGACAAAGGA GCAGATTTTCTGTATATTCCTTACGTCTTCAATGCGGCGGTCCTTCATTGCCGGTCTGCCTGTACTCGAGTACAAAATGTTGGAGAAGCCTGCACAGCACCACACA GCTGCACGCATTGATTTCGCTCTCACTGTGCCCGCTCAATCCTGCTGCTACTTGCTTCCATCAACGGTTAACCATCTACTTGATTTCGGCAGCGAAGAAGTCAGACTTCTCATGTCATCCGTGGTCCCAACTTGCCCAGAAAGGAACCTGTCATACTACCTGCATACAA TTGAGGCCCTGCATCGAGCTACGTCAAGCTCACTTGAGTTCAACGTCGATAGAG ATCTACCAAAACGATATACTCTCACAGACCTCGCACGAGACTTATCGGAGGTCGAGCATTTT CAGCCACCAATATCCACTCTCAGCGCTCTTTCACTCTGTCTCAGAAACGCCGACCGCATCGACGAAGGGCCTCAAGATCACGAGTCTATCGCACAGCTATCTAGCCATGCACTGGGGTTACTGAGCAGCTCTTCTGGCCCGCTGTCAAACACTGACCCAGCTCTAGCCGAGCAGGCGTTGGATATCTTGAGAAGTCTTGTCGTGAGATTTTCTCCATCGCTTGACGACCAAGATCTCATTGCTATCGCTGCATACACCGACCGCAAGAGAACCTGGACGACCGTCAATGCAGAGCTTTATGCTAGAGAGATCCTGGAGCGTTCATTGGACGGTGTTCAAAAGCAGGCGTTCATCACATCGGTAGTGCTGGAGGGCTTTATTCGACCCCTCTTCTCTCGGAACAGCTCTAGTCGCATCACTTCCACCGGCAGAAAAGCTCATTTCGCCGACGACAGTCAGGACCGCTTCACTCCTGGCGCTTCCGCTGATACCGATGACGCGAAATCTTGGAAAACCACTCAAGCTTATGCCATTACAGTGTTTTCCTGGGCTGTGGAACAATCCCAT GATGCGCTTGTCGAAAAAAGTTGGCCATTGTTCACTCCAGTTCTCCTCGCTCTCTTAGACGACCCCGATACAGAAAATAAAGCAAGGGGCCTGGCTGTTCTAGGCGACTTTCTCGTCAAATGCCCAGGCAAGGTTCTCGTCCAAACCGGCCTGGGTGACATATTTGAGCAATCCGTCTTCCCCACCTTACTATCCTTGCCAACTCTGACGCCTGAGAAAGAGTCCCTCCTGCTACTTGATCCGGCATATAGTGCAATCATCCGGCTCGCCAAAATTCAGTTTCCTGGGGAGGGGGACAGAGACAAAAAGAAAGGACTTCTTACTCGTTTGCTCAGGGAAGGAGTTTTCATGGGCTACTGGCAAGCGTCCGACTATGTTGGAATTGTTGAATTACTTGCTCGACAAACGACCTCTATCGTCAACGAACTCGGCTTTCTTGCCACAGCACATTTGAAG GAACTCCTGTCCATGGTTTCTGCAATCATGACGGACCCCTTTCTCGCTTCTCATCCGAGCAGCATACAAGCGGCTGCGCAGGCATTCGGTGCCATACTG ATCCACCAGCGTTTGCTGGTTGAATATGCTCGCTGA